Genomic DNA from Carettochelys insculpta isolate YL-2023 chromosome 15, ASM3395843v1, whole genome shotgun sequence:
TGCAAGGAGAGGGGGCATCAGCGCAGGGCCCGGGCCCATGCAGGGCACACCTGGGGCGGTTGCAGCTGGGGCACCAGAACCTGGGCAAAGCTTCACAAGTGCAGCTCTGCTGcatccccaccccgccctgccccccagctccgctgcatccccagcctgccccacccccagctctgccacccctcactcctgccctgacgggggcagggccctgggggtgggggctgtgtagGGCAGTTGTTGCTCTCCCATTGTGTTGAATGTGGGCTccagagccctgtgcagggcagcgaacggcctggcctggccctgggcggcgctggtgaggggtggctgggtgCTGCCCACTGCTAGAGGATTGGGGGTGCTGTTGGGCTCAGTATGGGGTCAGGTTGGGACACTGCTCAggtcccccacccaccctgcagctggctctgcgcCTGgtgccagggacccccacccctgtTGGCCgccagctgctcagctgcatCTCCCCGCCCACCGTGCCACCGCTCGGGCTATTCTTGGATAAGCTGCAAGCAACAACTGATGGCAGCTTGGCTTCAGCTGCTGCTTGTGCACAGCCTGCGtgagcaccaccactgccaccgtGCGCATGCATCCAAGCAGGCACGGCCCTGTGTGCTCACACCTCCATCCACAGAGCCTGGTGTACACGCACCTCCACCCACACAACCCTGTGTGCACACCTCCATTCacacagctctgtgtgctgccccagccacgTGCACTCCCGTCACACACAGCCCCGTGTCACACCTCTATGCACACAgccctgtgtgctgccccagccacctgcgTTCCTGTCACACACAGCCCCGTGTCACACCTCTGCACACAgccctgtgtgctgccccagccgtGTGCTCCCATCACACACAGCCCCGTGTCACACctccatccacacagccctctgtgctcccccagccacgtgcgctcCCATGACGCACAGCCCTGCGTGCTCCCCAGTCCTCATGTGCTCTCTGTTCACACACCGCTCTGTGTGCTTCCCCAGGCACGTACCCAGGTATGTTCCTGCACACACGTGACTGCCCCGCCTGTGCACACATCCAAGccgagcacacacccccacccacacagagcccctccccacaccccccgccgggaacagctgctctcccagcccctcaTGCTCTCTGCAGGCGCCAggctgggcccccagctgcagggaggtgaagcgccgtctgagggtggggggagcagctgaGCCCCGTTTACAGCTGGGCTTTCCACCAGCTGGCGCTTACCCTGGCacagcctggggcctgctgctccAGAGTACCTGGAAGGGGCCAGAGACCAGCGCTGACCAGGACACTGGCAGGCAGCTCTCTGGGGTGCTGCAGGGcaccagggtggggggagggctcagGGGCGCTGCAGGGCACTGCGGGGGGAGGGCTCTCTGGGGCgctgcagggcactggggaggaTGGAGGCCGCTCACCTTCAGCTCAGCAGGGAACTCCTCCTTCTTTACCAGGCCGGTGGCAGCGGCAATGTTCCCGGCCCCGGAGATGACGGCGCCTCCCAGCTGGGACGCCTGCTCCTTGGTCTTCTCTGCCACTGCAAGAGCCAGGCAGGGCGCCATTGgcagccgggcaggggcagggctgctgctcccaccactagCCCTCGCTGCCGGgatcccccagccagtcccagtgtcagacaccccctcccccacatgcggTGTGGGGCAGCGCCGCATCCCTGCATGTGGCCGCCTGAGGCGAAGGACGCGGGCAGCCGGCTCTTGGGGCCGTGCtaagcagccaggcaggggagaggagctggctgggggccccCTTGGTCCgactctgccccagcccctagGACCTCCgggtgcccacagctggggctctgctgctgctctgcttttgatgcctgcagggagtgggggacaTGCGCAGCCAGACTCCTCCAGTGCCCCAcgcagctgtggggggcagggggcaggcaaggAGAGTGGCAGCTACCCAGCACAGGCAGCTGCAGACCCCCTAAAATGGTGCCCTTGCCCCCCTgtacccctcccagagcccccccaacacctcctgccccccaacccctgcctcgaGGTCCCCCCAACTCACCAcgcaagccccccacccccactgactCTCAGCCCCCCCACATCTGGTTCTTACAGGTACCGATGTCCGCCACCCACGAGACGGCAGGGCCTGTAACCCCCCAGTCTCTGCAGCTACCTTCCCCACTTACATAAGCCCTGATTAGCCTGAGCTCGTTAGCgcagcgcccccccaccccgcaggccAGGCCGGGTACCTGAGGTGACGCCTTGCACCACGCCTTGGGTTTTGCTGCCTAGAGCGAGAGAGCGAGTGAGAGGCGGGTCAGAGGGGCCAGATGCGGGGAGGGGTAAAACCCCGGCTGCAGCCGCACAGCTTTGCCTGCCcggctctgcagcccctgccacccccaacccagcagccccaagacGCCacgcaccagcccagcccagctccatgcccggGCTGCCCCACCTCCGCCGCAGCAGGCAGCCCCCccaatgctccccagcacctccacaccaggggccctgggctggtTCCCCCGAGGATACcccagggaggtgctgggggctctggctggcacaGGGTGCCCTGGGCACAGGGTCCCTGTACCACAGCAGAGGCATGCACTGAGCACCCCAGACCTGGCTCTGGGGCATGGGATTGtgagttgctgcagggagagccctgggggctgTTCTGGATCGAGCTCCCTGcgctggccaggccagggggccagCGAGGTGCTCTGGGGGCGCAGTGCCAGTCTTCCTGCTGCTTGgggccccaggggctggcagaACTGGTCCtgttcccccagcccagagcaggaacccggggccagctgggaggagagccctccctccctgggcccaGGGGCGCGGGAGCAAACAGCTCCTGAGGGGCAAGGGGCACCGGCCAGCCcgtcaggcagggctggggtgctccGAGGGAGAAGCTGCCCAGCCTGCAGACATCCGCAGGGCACAGacctgcccccaggctctgcagggcCGGCGCTGTGCCTAGCagggccctgctcctggcacatGGGGACGCAGCAGTCACTGGCCATCTGCACCACCGCCTGGGCCCtggcacagccaggggaggggaagggctcctccgcaggggcctggggctgctgtgagctgccctgggctgggctgtgggggggcagtttccaCACAGGGATCAGCCCCGCCAGGCCTGAGCTTGCAGCACTGGAAGCCAGAGCCCAGGCGCGAGGCTCAGCCAGAGGGAGAAACGACCCTGGGAGCACccgggggagccaggctgcccaggggCTCGCCAGGGGCCGCAGGATCAGGTGTGCCCTGGGCAAGTGAGGCCAACCCTGCCCAGCTGGTGCCTGCACTgatggggggccctggcagcgcccaggtgctgggctggctggcagaggctgccctCCAGCACGaggcagccaggcccagggcGCAAAGGACGGGCGGTGGAAGCCGCAGGGGCGTCCCTcaggctgtgggcagggctgACGCATGCCCAGTGGGGGCACCGTCCCCAGGGCCAGGAGAGAGACCCACCCAAGTCCCAGGCAGCGCGGGGCAGCAGGGCAAGGCACACAGAGGAGCAGAAAGCCCCGGACAGAGCGACCACCATGAGCCCATCGCTGCATTGAGGAGTCCCAGGCCTGTGGGAAGAGGGACCTGAACCCCAGGGCCGGGCAAGgggtgctgccctgcaggggggaCCATGGCTGGGAGGGGCACTGCCCTGCGGTGGGGGGCCGTGGCTGGGAGAGGCACTGCCCTACGGGGGGGTGGGGCCGCGGCTGGGCAAGGGACGCTgccctgcggggggcagggggtgtgtggctgggaggggcactGCCCTACGGGGGGGCGGGGCCGCGGCTGGGTGAGGGGCACTgccctgcgggggggcggggccacGGCTGGGCAAGGGTCCCGACCAGAGTGAGCAAATGtgagagctggagcagctgaaggcCTGAGCCTGCACCTCTGCCCACGGCACAGGCAGTGCCAAGGCCTGGGGCCCTGGTGCAGCgtccctgggagctgggctctcGGGCAGCCCCCCAGAGACAATCCAAGGGCGCAGGCTGCCGGGTTTGCCCCCTGCCGGCCGAAGCGTGGGCTCTGCACGGGGTTGTAACGGGCCAGCgaggtggctgcagccccccagggcagagaagggggGGGGCCCAAGAAGATCCACCTCAGTCACTGGGGTGTGCCCCGGGGGACCCCCTTGCGGGCCAGatggcctcctccagctcccctggggagcagcacggggctgtgctgcagggctgggggggctggcagtgcaCGTCCTGGTGGCCTGGGCTCCTttgccccaggcactgccccgcACCCCACCgtggctgtgctgcagcagggctgaatGCAGAGCCGCCCCATGGCTGCGCCCTCGCCCGCCCGTCGCCGGGCACTGGCGTGTTGCTCTCGGCTGCCACCACTCCGGGCCCAGGGACGtgagctgaaaggctgctgcagccctgagctgggGGGGCTTCCACGCCGCGCCCCCTGCGCCTCGGGGGctctcctggcaggggtgggtggaggggcagctctttgcccctctcccctgcagctcgTCAGGACTACGTCAGTGCCCTCCCcgaggggctgctctggcccccacGACCCCTGCTCAGCCTGAGGCTGGACCccctgggagcagagcctggacaggGCTGAGGGCGTGGGCACCGGGAGCCGTGGGGCCCTCgcagggcctggcctgggagTTAGACTGTGCTGCCGAGGTccgaggggtgggagtgggggtgtccCTGCCTCCAGAGGCTCATCTCTGGCACCGCAGCCCCCCAGggacagccagcccagccagggccctgagTCAGAGCCACACCCCTGTGCCCAGCGTGTGGGTCGGCagcgcctcccctgccccccactccaccccaccccagtgcccctgCAGGGAGGGCTTGGGCCATGTGTGCCCCAcagagccccctgcctgccccaccggGTGTCTGGTGCTGGGCATCACTCCCACGGGGCAGGAGATGAGGGCCTGGAAGCTGGGGGGCACAGAGTGAACCGGGGGGGGCAGGTGGCTCCAGCTTGCAGGCTGCCGACCCTGCCGCAGTTAGTAGCCGACTGGGCAGGGCCcgcagggggcactgggggagTCCCAGCTGGCCCCACCCCTGGGCACTCTgtgccaggcagcccagcccGGATGCGCACAGGGACCTGGCAGGCTCAGGCCACTGACCTGGTACCCAGCTGGAGGACAGCCTCAGCGGGCgccacagctgctgccaggctgggggcacaCGCCAGGGCAGGGACGCGGGGTGCTGAGGAGCCAGGCCAGGCatagggtgggggcagagtgggcaccggctgggctcgggcaggcgtggggcggggggcaccggctgggctctggggcaggcgtggggcaccggctgggctctggggcaggcgtggggcggggggcaccggctgggctctggggcaggtgtggggcggggggcaccggctgggctctggggcaggtgtggggtggggggcaccggctgggctctggggcaggcgtggggtggggggcaccggctgagctctggggcaggcgtggggcaccagctgggctctggggcaggcgtggggcggggggcaccggctgagctctggggcaggcgtggggcggggggcaccggctgggctctggggcaggcgtggggcggggggcaccggctgagctctggggcaggcgtggggcggggggcaccggctgggctctggggcaggcgtGGGGCGGGGGACAccggctgagctctggggcaggtgtggggcgggggcagagtgggcactggctgggctctggggcaggcgtggggcggggggcaccggctgagctctggggcaggcgtggggcaccggctgggctcaggcaggcgtggggcggggggcaccggctgggctctggggcaggtgtggggcggggggcaccggctgggctctggggcaggcgtggggcggggggcaccggctgagctctggggcaggcgtggggcaccggctgggctctggggcaggcgtggggcggggggcaccggctgggctctggggcaggcgtggggcaccggctgggctctggggcagcctgcgcCGCCTGGGATGCAGGTACCCGCCCGCCAGGAGAGCGTGTCTCCCGCACAGGAACTgggcacccccagcgcccccgggGTGCCAGAGCGAGGGGGGGGCGCAGGCAGGGTCCCTGGCTCCGGCTCCGGCATCCCCGCCCCGCCTTACCCACGTAGAGCACCCCCTCCTTGGTCTTCTCCGCCGCCTCCGCCACCCCCTGCTTGGTCTTCTCGGCCGCAGCGACCACCCCCTCCTTGGCCTTGGACAAGCCCTTCATGAACGCGTCCATGGCGCTGCTCTGCACCGACACACGCCGCAAGATGGCTCCGGGGCCCACGGGCGGGGAGCGGGCAGCCGAGCCCACGGGGCGCCGCGGGTGGGCCCCCATAGGCCCATCGCCGCCGCCCCCGCTGTGCCCCCCatcgcccccctgccccccgccatgcGCCCCCGTCACCGCCGGGCCCCCCCGCCATGGGCCCCatcgcccccctgcccccccgccgggCCCCCCGCCATGCGCCCCCATCACCGCCgggcccccccccgccatggGCCCCATcgaccccctgcccccgccatgcGCCCCCATCACCGCCGGCCCCCCCCGCCATGGGCCTCCATCGCCGCCGCCCCCGCTGTGCCCCCCatcgcccccctgccccccgccataCGCCCCCGTCACCGCCGGGCCCCCCCCGCCATGGGCCCCATCGACCCCCTGTCCCCGCCATGCGCCCCCATCACCGCCGGGGCCCCCCCCGCCATGGGCCCCATCGACCCCCATGCCCCCCCGCTGGGCCCCCCGCCATGCGCCCCCCTCACCGCCGgggcccccccccgccatggGCCCCATCGACCGCCTGCCCCCGCCATGCGCCCCCATCACCGCCGGGCCCCCCCCGCCATGGGCCTCCatcgccgcccccccccccgctgtgcCCCCCATCGTTCCCCATCACCCCgttgcccccccccgccatgggtccccatcaccccctgctccccgccGGGCCGCTGTGCCCTCTGCCCCGCTCCCTCGGCCCGGGCGGCGGCTCCCACCTGCGATGGGCGCGGGGGGCTCAGCTCATGCCGGGCGGGCTCCGCGCGGCTCTGCCATGGACCGCTGCGCTGTGCTGCGCTGCGCGGGGATTTCAGCCGCAGCCTGCGCCGCCCTCGCTGCGCTGCCCGGATGTGGccaggccggggggcggggcggggagcgggaGCCGGAGCCCCCCCGTTCCCGGGCTAACCAGCCGGGTCCCTCCTCTGCCGTTGTGCTGCGGGGCGGGGGTCACACAGAGCCGGGAGCCCCATTGCGTCAGCCCACCggctccccgccccgccgcgccgagggaaactgaggcaccgccCGGTGTTCCTACAGGGCGGCGGGACCCACACGCAGCCGATCCAGGGGGATCAAATCCCCACCCCTTGGTCCCCCCAGCCGCAGGGCGCAGCGTGGGGGTGGCTGGCGCCAGGACCAGCCTGCTgcccgccccctgccctgggcagagggGAAGAAGGACCAGGCGGGTGGCGACcccaggctgccccacacctgcccagggctctggccttgggatgccccctccccccaggcggggagcccagagcagggtggggggctctcctggctctgggctgctaggCCTTTAAGAGCAGCTCCAGATAaaaggccctgggcaggggaggtgcCTATGTTGAGAGatggctgcagctgtgggggtgAGTTGCAGTCTGGGTACCTGGCTGCTCTGAGCCTTGCCTGGGAGCTCGGGGGAGCCGGGACCCGGCTCTGCAAGGCCCCTTGGCCTgccctgtggtggtggggggttagtgcctgtggggagctggggtccTCTGGGCTCTTGCCCCCTGCACCCATtgctgggggggggtcccagcGGCTGCAGTGGtgtgttccccagggctgggccagccctgggtTCAGTAGACTTGGAGGCTGCAGGTCCCAGACAGCTGTGGGCAGGGTGAGGGTGCCGGGGGACCAGCTTGGCGCAGTCAGCACTGGGCAGGTCCTGGGCCTGtacctgcactgctggggcagtggagggagggggctgcactggccaggggcaggcgctgaagctggggagcagccagccccctcccttgcACAGCCCCCTGCGCCCCATGGTGCAGCCCGTGCATGAGAGGTGGCTGCTGGCATCGCTGCAAGCTGAGACTGGGGCGGTTGCCTAGGAGGCATTCAGGGGCTGGCCAGCGGGTTAGCAGCATCCCCAGCTGGTTTGTCTCGGGGTGGTGCCTCCCTGCACGTGGCTGGTGAAAGAGGGAGGCCTGctcctggggggctgcagagcagagtgCCGGGacctgcaggctggggccagctccTGCCTGTGGCTGCCATGAggtgccctgggcagggagtcccctgcagccctgttcatctctggcatggggcagggtgcaggggaggCTGGCTGGGTTACTCCCAGGGCTCTGCTCACCCCCCTGGGGTCCTCTGGaaagcagccagccccagactcAGTGCTTGTGTCCTGCCATGCGCCTGATGCTGGTGTGTGGCGGGGGCACCCCACAGAGGCGAGAGGAGCAGAGGCGGCGGAGGGCCCCGAGGGAGGCGCTGGCTCCTGCGGTGTTTGACAAACACCCCCTGCAGAACAGGTACCGCTGGgggttgggcagggctggggggctgcactgCCCGGGGGAAGCACCTGGCCCCCTtgtgccagctgctcctgcctggggagggatgctggggcctgcagctcccccagcgcgTGGGGCAGGGTATGGGCCCTGCAGCTCCAGGTTGCTGTTCCCTGTGTGCTGTGGTGAAACGCCCCCAGTGCCAGGCTGGTGAGATGCCCTGGGTGTGCCTGGCCGCACAAGagcagctctgagtgctgggtGGGAACCCCCTGGGATGTCCCCCACTGCAGGGAAGTGCTACCTGGGGtcacccagtccctcccccaggcccagcagcccctccccagcacctcctggagatCCCAGCCTGTGGCACAGCAGAGAGGCCACTGAGGGGTGCCCAGTAATGCTGGTGGGGAATGCACCCCTCCACTGCAGGGGTGCCACCAGCGAGCCCTTCCCAGCCGCacgccagctgccagcccagcccagctggcccttatgacatgggggggagggggcagatggccctggcagggcaATGGGCTTAGGTAcctcagcagggagctgggctggataGTCCCACGGGGCaggtggtggcaggggctggctgggagctgcgggGTTagggggagctggcagtgggggaggcctggctgggagccaggaggtcgggggggtggctgtgggggttgttgggggcaacagggctggctgggagctggggggctgtctGTGGGGGTTGGTGGGGACGACAGGGGTGTCTGTGGGGGCTCGGggtgcctgctgctgctgtctgtggcAGGGGGGCCGATGGCACTAACCCCACCTGCTCTCCCAGGTGGGCTCTGTGGTTCTTCAAAAACGACAAGAGCCGGACGTGGCAGGAGAACCTGCACCTGGTCACCAAGTTCAGCACCGTGGAGGATTTCTGGGCGTGagtcaccccgcccccactctgGGGCgcggagctgctggggctccccactcccctaccccGGGCCCGGCGCTGCTGggggccactggggctcccccatcaaggggcccagctgtctcctgtgagtgcccacctgctggctgcgggcatgtgctcctgctccagcctcaTCAGCACTGGCCCGTGGGTGCCAGGGCccgggcaggcagggactgggcCCCAGGTGGCTGTGGTGCTTTGGGTGCTGTTCGCCCCACCGGGCCACcggtggtgctggggaggggccctgggggtggctgggcccCGGGCCCCGTCCAGCCGCCGAGCTGCTCCTCTCTGCTGCTCCGTGCAGGCTGTACGGCCACATCCAGCTGGCCAGCAAGCTGACCTCCGGCTGCGACTACTCCCTCTTCAAGGTAGGGCTCTGCCCCTGTGGCACTGTCTGTCCAGGCAGCCAGGGCACATCCGGGCACCAAGGAGCCAGCTGGCACTGAGGCTGGGGAGTGCTTGGCTCTGCCCGTGGGGCGCAAGGAAAGCTGAGGGGCAAGACaggctggcactggctggggcGCTTGGGcggcagtggggaaaggaggggcCTTTGGTGGCAGTGGGCatagggggttggggggcaggctggcaCAGGCAGTGGGATTTGGGCCAGGCGGGCACAGGCAGAGGGCATGGGGGATTGGGGGCCAGGTGGGCACAGGAGAGGGCATGGGGGATTTGGGCTGGCACAGGGAGTGGGGGGCCgggctgactggctggctggggtcgGTGCCCCTGACTCTGTGTCTGCCGGGCCAGGACGGCATCGAGCCCATGTGGGAGGACAACCGGAACAGGTGGGGCAGGCGCTGGCTGATCACTCTGGCCAAGCAGCAGAGGCACACGGAGCTGGACCGCTTCTGGCTGGAGACGGTGAGcgcaagcagcagcctgggcggGCTGGGGCCCCTCTGCACCAGAGCCTGGCTACTGGAGACGGCTTGGGGGGGCGGGAccctggtgcctcagggctctgcagcccagctgggctcacCCCTGGACACAGCCGCAGCCTgggctgggtgctggcctggccctggcgcccctgaccccccccccccccccccccgtgtgcaGCTGCTGTGCCTGATCGGCGAGACGTTCGGCCCCTACAGCGCGGAAGTCTGCGGCGCCGTCATCAACGTCCGGGCCAAGGGGGACAAGATTGCCATCTGGACCCGAGAGGCGGAGAACCAGGCGGGGGTCACCCACATTGGGTAACGGCGCTGGCggctctgctggggggctgggcgtGGCCCCCCGCGGCCAGTGCTGGAGGGGTGATGGGACGCCAAGCACCACGCAGCAGGACCGGGCTGGCAGGACTCCCAGGGcccggcagggggctggctcctaCGGGAGGGTCTGGAGCTGGGATGCCCAGGGCCGTGGGGGGGCAGGACCCAAGAGCCCTTCTCTCCCCGCAGGCGGGTGTACAAGGAGCGGCTGGGGCTGTCCCCCAAGGTGGTGATCGGGTACCAGGCCCACGCGGACACAGCCACCAAGAGCGGCTCCCTCACCAAGAACAAGTTTGTGGTGTGAGTGGCAggactgcgggggtggggggggcgctgcTGGCCCTGGGTCCCGAGCTGTCAATCCGCACAAGGCGTTGCTGCATCCCAACCCCgactctgtgtctgtctggggctggggggggccaggggcagggtgagccggggctgggctgggctgggcagggtgagccggggctgggctgggctgtccctGGCTTGGAGGGTGCGGGGGCAGGTGCGTGTGGGCTCCAgcactgcagagccctgggcaggtaCCCAGAAGGGAGTCTGTGCCCGCCTGCCATAGAGAGTGGCCATTTCCcttgtaatggggttcaggggcccccagtctctgcaccccggccgcaggtagaacagggagtttgAGGCAACAGAGGCCCCGCTCAGCACAGAGGAGTCTGTCTGAGCCGGCTGCACTGTCATTCCAGcccctcctggggagaggagcccgaggggcgcccctctggggtgcagccgcccctctgcccaggctggctgccttccccctctctccctcagcttccagctgccgcctccgattcaaacccccctcggctcctccctgctctgtgttcagggcagaggtgttacctgccagcccaggttacagccccagggtcgTCCTTAGcccgggagctgctctgcctgtcacacgcaCACCCCTGTCTGTGCAGTCCAACCCTCCTGCTGCCGCCCCGCCCGAGGCCTGGCACCAATGCTGGGGCTGGCCGTGCCGGAGCAAGCTGCCCCTCGcgctccctctctgccccacttccctgagcagcaggcagctgtggagGCCTGGCCTGGTCTGCCAGAGGTGGTTCCTGCTGGGTGCCCCGGCCCTGGGCAGTgtgcacccagctctgctcctgcggGGAGGAGCTCTGCAGGGGCAGCAGACCGAAGGCGGGTGCCTGGGGCGAGGGCCGTACCGCTCGCTCACGGcccaggagggagcaggggatgggctGGCCCAGGCTCTGGAGTACTgactgaggggctgggagctgcgtgGTCCACCCCCATGGGCCCTAGGGAGCCAGGTCTGTAGCGCCCCCGCCCCTGGGGGCGGCCGTGGGGAGGCTCTGCTCCGGGTTcatgcagccctggagctggcccTGCTGAGGTgtgcagcctggctgcctggccTGGGTCTCTGGGTGACGAAGGGGTGGTGCAGGGGGCCTCGAGCCCCAGCCAGGcgcctggagaacagcagagctcagtccctgccctggggctctgagggggctccccccagggcctggctcagctgcctggagcagggctgggcccttctggccttacTGCACCCCTGCTGGGCgccctgggcctggctctgcctgcaggtgccacctgccccagctggggcacgctgtgtggggggaggtgcttTGCCCAGGGTTTTCTGCTACACggcagggccacagccaggccaACTCGCTCCAAccgtctgctgggcagctggctgcagctgccggccctgcaccagcccccacccagcagtatggcaggggcactggggctgctggggggcgggcgggCAGGGCCACCCCCAGGGAAGGCAGCCGGCGGGCGTGGAATGTTAGAGGGTCTCCTGGATGCTGCTGCGAGGGTCAAATCAGAGCCcagtgctgggccaggctggcgcAGGGCTGCGCTTTTGCACCGGCTCAGGAAACCATTtgaatgcccagtgtggctgtttgGCCCCAAATACTGTGCTGGGGCCATGTGAGGCGTCTCGTGAAAGCTGCCGATGCCCTGACCGTGTGCGTGCTACTCCCACGGCTGGGTCGTATATGCCGGTAGAGTTACAGCTTGTCGCTCTATCCAAACAGaccagcagttgtgtagcacttgagagacaaacaaaataaaacacagaggtccagACTTGTTTCGATGCCCTTTgaagggctacgcggctgcgttTTCGTTTGGCTAGAGTACAGAGTAGCAGGCCTCTCTGTCCCTACTCCGCTTTTAGCTCTGCGGCTGTGGCGGAAAAGGTTCCGGTGCTCAGCTCCCCAGTGggaggtgtgagctcagccccagctgggacatTGGGCT
This window encodes:
- the SNCB gene encoding beta-synuclein is translated as MDAFMKGLSKAKEGVVAAAEKTKQGVAEAAEKTKEGVLYVGSKTQGVVQGVTSVAEKTKEQASQLGGAVISGAGNIAAATGLVKKEEFPAELKPEEVGQEAAEEPLTEPLLQPEGETYEEPPQEEYQEYEPEA
- the EIF4E1B gene encoding eukaryotic translation initiation factor 4E type 1B, with product MRLMLVCGGGTPQRREEQRRRRAPREALAPAVFDKHPLQNRWALWFFKNDKSRTWQENLHLVTKFSTVEDFWALYGHIQLASKLTSGCDYSLFKDGIEPMWEDNRNRWGRRWLITLAKQQRHTELDRFWLETLLCLIGETFGPYSAEVCGAVINVRAKGDKIAIWTREAENQAGVTHIGRVYKERLGLSPKVVIGYQAHADTATKSGSLTKNKFVV